In Nostoc sp. CENA543, a single genomic region encodes these proteins:
- a CDS encoding response regulator transcription factor produces MTAHILLVEDEVKLARFVELELSSEGYKVSVAHDGISGLTLARESSPDLVVLDWMLPGLTGLELCRRLRTTGSKIPVILLTAKDEVSDRVAGLDAGADDYVVKPFSIEELLARIRAHLRRTQETDHDLLQFEDLSLNRRTREVFRGKRLIELTAKEFDLLEYLLSHPRQVFTRDQILEKVWGYDFMGDSNIIEVYIRYLRLKLEENNEKRLVHTVRGVGYALRE; encoded by the coding sequence ATGACAGCACATATTCTGCTGGTAGAAGATGAAGTTAAACTAGCGCGCTTTGTAGAATTAGAACTGAGTAGTGAAGGCTACAAAGTGAGTGTCGCCCATGATGGTATTTCTGGTTTGACCTTAGCACGGGAATCATCACCAGATTTAGTAGTCTTAGATTGGATGTTACCAGGACTCACCGGATTAGAACTGTGTCGCCGTTTGCGTACCACGGGCAGCAAAATTCCGGTAATATTGTTGACAGCGAAAGATGAAGTAAGCGATCGCGTAGCAGGATTAGATGCCGGAGCAGATGATTATGTCGTCAAACCCTTCAGTATAGAAGAACTCTTAGCCAGAATTCGCGCCCATCTGCGTCGCACTCAAGAAACAGATCATGATTTATTGCAGTTTGAAGACTTAAGTTTAAATCGTCGCACCCGTGAAGTATTTCGCGGTAAACGGTTAATTGAGTTAACCGCCAAAGAGTTTGATTTATTAGAATATCTGCTTTCCCATCCCCGACAAGTATTTACAAGAGACCAAATTTTAGAAAAAGTTTGGGGTTATGATTTCATGGGTGATTCTAATATTATTGAAGTTTATATTCGTTATTTGCGGCTGAAGTTAGAAGAAAATAACGAGAAACGTTTAGTACATACAGTCCGTGGTGTGGGTTATGCGCTGCGGGAGTAA
- a CDS encoding NAD(P)/FAD-dependent oxidoreductase, with protein MQQASHPTVILGGGFAGLFTALYLSQQNYSHPIILIEQRDRFTFKPLLYELLSGELRCEQVYPKYKDLLAGSHVNFVQNTVQAIDLHQQQVSLDSGEKFNYSHLVLALGSKTTYFNTPGAAEYAMPLTSGEQAIALRKHLRHRLYQAIQTQDVARRRLLLTVAIIGAGPAGIELACTLADLLPIWYDELGGDAAEVRVVLINRSREILKGDVNSHLRCIAQRALKNRVIPVDFLFDAAVTQITADGVEYKQNEQTKVLQAGTIAWTAGTAPHPLLMELPVPNNRGRLLVTPTLQLPDFPEVFAAGDCATTSDNPQPPTAQVAYQQGIAIAQNLKRMIESKPSVPVQISMRGTLMKLGLNESVANLFNKVQIKGQAGHLIREATYLQLLPNAAHNRKVTAEWLTDELFQRDRSITHMQLGQTPFVAGMATTAAAMILATPLVWRAAQPTQFQQNFSWSGIPTLLNQLTPPTR; from the coding sequence ATGCAGCAAGCATCTCATCCTACAGTCATCCTGGGTGGTGGCTTCGCTGGGCTGTTTACAGCTTTATACTTAAGCCAGCAAAACTACTCGCATCCGATTATTTTAATTGAACAGCGCGATCGCTTCACTTTCAAACCATTACTATATGAACTATTAAGCGGTGAATTACGCTGCGAACAAGTCTATCCCAAGTACAAAGACCTTTTGGCTGGTAGTCATGTCAACTTTGTACAAAATACAGTGCAAGCCATTGACTTACATCAGCAACAAGTAAGTCTAGATTCTGGTGAAAAATTTAACTATAGTCATTTAGTTTTAGCATTAGGTAGTAAAACTACGTACTTTAATACTCCAGGTGCAGCAGAATATGCCATGCCATTAACATCTGGAGAACAGGCGATCGCACTCCGCAAACACTTACGCCACAGATTATATCAAGCTATTCAAACTCAAGATGTAGCTCGTCGGCGGTTGCTGTTGACTGTCGCTATCATCGGTGCAGGGCCAGCCGGTATTGAATTGGCTTGTACTTTAGCGGATTTATTACCGATTTGGTATGACGAATTAGGCGGTGATGCGGCTGAGGTGCGAGTTGTTCTGATTAACCGGAGTCGAGAAATCCTCAAAGGTGATGTTAATAGTCATCTACGCTGTATAGCTCAACGTGCTTTGAAAAATCGTGTGATTCCTGTAGATTTTCTATTTGATGCAGCTGTCACCCAAATTACAGCCGATGGCGTAGAGTACAAACAAAACGAGCAAACCAAGGTATTACAAGCGGGAACCATTGCTTGGACTGCGGGAACTGCACCCCATCCTTTATTGATGGAGTTACCAGTCCCTAACAATCGAGGACGGCTATTGGTGACACCGACTTTACAACTACCAGACTTTCCCGAAGTGTTTGCGGCGGGAGACTGTGCGACAACTAGCGATAATCCCCAACCACCGACAGCGCAAGTCGCCTATCAACAAGGAATTGCGATCGCCCAAAATCTCAAGCGCATGATCGAAAGTAAGCCTAGTGTGCCTGTGCAAATCTCGATGCGCGGAACTTTGATGAAATTGGGACTCAATGAAAGTGTGGCGAACTTATTCAACAAAGTTCAAATCAAAGGACAAGCCGGCCATTTAATTCGCGAAGCCACCTACCTACAACTTTTACCGAATGCTGCTCATAATCGCAAAGTCACCGCAGAATGGCTGACTGATGAATTATTTCAACGCGATCGCTCCATTACCCATATGCAACTCGGACAAACGCCGTTTGTAGCTGGGATGGCGACTACTGCGGCGGCAATGATTTTAGCTACTCCCCTAGTTTGGCGTGCTGCCCAACCTACCCAATTTCAACAGAATTTTAGTTGGTCAGGTATCCCAACATTATTAAATCAACTGACCCCCCCTACTCGATAA
- a CDS encoding sulfate/molybdate ABC transporter ATP-binding protein → MGIVVENVSKQFGSFKAVDEVSLEIESGSLVALLGPSGSGKSTLLRLIAGLETPDSGKIILTGKDATHQSVQERNIGFVFQHYALFKHLTVRQNIAFGLEIRKTPVKKVQGRVEQLLELVQLSGLGDRYPSQLSGGQRQRVALARALAVEPSVLLLDEPFGALDAKVRKDLRAWLRRLHDEVHVTTVFVTHDQEEAMEVSDKVVVMNKGRVEQVGTPAEIYDNPASAFVMSFIGPVNVLPSTSKIFQSTGFDSPHPEVFLRPQDVVIQKQSNGTTAPATVTRLIHLGWEIQVELTLDDGQVVNAHLTRDRFNELELEAQQKVYVKPKDAKSFPLYYSI, encoded by the coding sequence GTGGGCATAGTAGTTGAAAACGTATCCAAGCAGTTTGGCAGTTTTAAAGCTGTTGATGAGGTTAGTCTAGAAATTGAAAGTGGCTCACTAGTGGCTTTATTGGGGCCTTCCGGTTCTGGTAAATCTACTTTACTGCGTTTAATTGCTGGTTTAGAAACTCCAGATAGCGGCAAGATTATTCTCACGGGCAAAGATGCCACACATCAAAGTGTGCAAGAAAGAAACATTGGATTTGTGTTTCAACACTATGCACTATTTAAGCATCTCACTGTGCGGCAAAACATTGCTTTTGGCTTAGAAATTCGTAAAACTCCGGTAAAAAAGGTGCAGGGGCGTGTAGAGCAGTTGTTAGAATTAGTGCAGTTGAGTGGATTAGGCGATCGCTATCCTTCACAATTATCTGGTGGACAAAGACAACGCGTAGCTTTAGCTAGAGCCTTAGCTGTAGAACCGAGTGTATTACTATTAGATGAGCCATTTGGGGCTTTAGATGCCAAAGTTCGTAAAGATTTACGTGCTTGGTTACGTCGTCTTCATGATGAAGTTCATGTCACTACAGTTTTCGTTACCCATGACCAAGAAGAAGCAATGGAAGTTTCTGATAAAGTCGTGGTCATGAACAAAGGAAGAGTCGAACAAGTAGGAACACCGGCGGAGATTTATGATAATCCTGCTAGTGCTTTTGTGATGAGTTTTATCGGGCCAGTTAACGTCTTACCTAGCACATCAAAGATTTTCCAAAGTACAGGATTTGATTCACCACACCCAGAGGTATTTTTACGACCACAAGATGTGGTGATTCAAAAGCAATCTAATGGCACAACTGCGCCTGCAACAGTCACTCGCTTAATTCACCTGGGCTGGGAAATTCAGGTAGAGTTAACACTAGATGATGGTCAAGTGGTGAATGCTCATTTAACACGCGATCGCTTCAACGAATTAGAGTTAGAAGCACAGCAAAAAGTTTATGTAAAACCCAAGGATGCTAAATCCTTCCCTTTGTATTATTCTATTTAA
- a CDS encoding peroxiredoxin-like family protein: MNFTESLEQISQSYIQNGIISTHAHSLIVKSINELVASEIVEQSLKLGDIAPNFVLPNAFSQSVELQKLLAQGAVVISFFRGHWCPFCSLELAALQQALPAIQGLGASLVAISPQTLHYTKLTVEKHEIEYEILSDRNNHVARQFGIVFKIPEYLRQVFQELGHVLPKYNGDESFELPMPATYVISQTGRVVYAFVNPDYTKRLDPIEIVSILKNISVVSKN, encoded by the coding sequence ATGAATTTTACCGAATCTCTGGAGCAAATTAGTCAGAGTTATATACAAAATGGCATCATTTCCACTCATGCACATTCCTTAATTGTGAAATCCATTAATGAACTAGTTGCTTCAGAAATTGTTGAACAAAGTTTAAAGTTAGGTGATATTGCCCCTAACTTTGTTCTGCCTAATGCTTTTAGTCAGTCGGTAGAATTACAAAAGCTACTAGCTCAAGGTGCTGTAGTAATTTCTTTTTTCCGAGGACATTGGTGTCCTTTTTGTAGCTTGGAACTAGCAGCACTCCAGCAAGCATTACCAGCAATCCAGGGATTAGGAGCGTCATTAGTTGCTATTTCACCCCAGACTCTGCACTATACAAAATTAACTGTAGAAAAACATGAAATAGAGTATGAAATATTAAGCGATCGCAATAATCATGTGGCTCGTCAGTTTGGCATTGTATTTAAAATCCCAGAGTATTTAAGACAAGTATTTCAGGAACTAGGTCATGTTTTACCTAAATACAACGGAGATGAATCTTTTGAACTACCTATGCCAGCCACATATGTAATTTCTCAAACAGGAAGAGTCGTTTATGCTTTTGTTAATCCAGATTATACTAAGCGATTAGACCCGATAGAAATTGTAAGTATTCTAAAAAATATTTCTGTGGTTAGCAAGAATTAA
- a CDS encoding cell wall metabolism sensor histidine kinase WalK produces the protein MSVLEDLYKRLAKLTLLIVNPTSLHFRLTVGIVTIFALGMSSFVMWISWEIQQFLITTSQQQEISHHYARLLTVFHSLGMVNFLAIATTAIFAMVLIRKLLLPLQQINQWMGNATVSELNLYQLNFYQTPSEVKALVLACKQLLTQIQELKRQQQQFTKDLAHELRTPLSMVYAYLQRTQQRSQTLTDNQKEALAMAVLEAERMTQILQNLLDMVRASNSMMPLQPESLLLNDLVVDIAQMTQKFEHREIHLELVPFPVRVTADRNQLMQVLNHLIDNAVKYSQASELITIKLTQHRGWAIIQISDQGEGIPVSEQSRIFAPFYRVDPSRTRATGGMGLGLSIVKGLVENMDGMVAVQSEPGKGSTFTLKLPTIGAKR, from the coding sequence ATGAGTGTTCTAGAGGACTTATATAAAAGACTAGCTAAACTTACGCTATTAATAGTCAACCCTACTTCCTTACATTTCCGCCTCACTGTGGGAATTGTCACTATTTTTGCATTGGGAATGAGTAGTTTTGTTATGTGGATCAGTTGGGAAATTCAACAGTTCCTCATCACTACTAGTCAACAGCAAGAGATATCTCATCACTACGCTAGGCTGTTAACAGTTTTTCATAGCCTAGGGATGGTTAATTTTTTAGCGATCGCCACTACAGCCATTTTTGCTATGGTGTTGATTAGAAAATTACTTTTACCCTTGCAACAAATTAACCAGTGGATGGGTAATGCAACTGTTTCGGAACTCAATCTGTATCAACTCAATTTCTATCAGACACCCAGTGAAGTCAAAGCCCTGGTGCTGGCTTGTAAACAACTGTTAACGCAGATTCAAGAACTCAAACGACAACAACAACAGTTTACCAAAGACTTAGCCCACGAATTACGCACACCTTTAAGTATGGTGTACGCATATCTGCAAAGAACTCAGCAACGCAGTCAAACTTTAACAGACAACCAAAAAGAAGCCCTCGCAATGGCTGTGTTAGAAGCCGAACGGATGACGCAAATTTTGCAAAACTTATTAGATATGGTTAGGGCAAGTAATAGTATGATGCCCTTACAACCAGAATCATTACTACTAAATGATTTAGTGGTAGATATAGCCCAAATGACGCAAAAATTTGAGCATCGAGAAATTCATCTAGAACTTGTTCCCTTTCCGGTGAGAGTCACAGCAGATCGCAATCAACTGATGCAAGTGTTAAATCATTTAATTGATAACGCGGTGAAATATTCTCAAGCTAGTGAGTTAATCACCATCAAACTCACTCAACATCGGGGATGGGCGATTATTCAAATCAGTGATCAAGGGGAAGGTATCCCTGTTTCAGAACAATCTCGGATTTTTGCACCCTTTTACCGCGTTGATCCTTCCCGCACTCGCGCAACTGGGGGGATGGGTTTGGGTTTATCTATAGTTAAAGGCTTAGTAGAAAACATGGATGGTATGGTTGCAGTGCAGTCAGAACCAGGAAAAGGTAGCACTTTTACCTTAAAATTACCCACGATAGGAGCAAAAAGATGA
- a CDS encoding GNAT family N-acetyltransferase, which translates to MSKINLAPFDPAMHAELLRQWLYSPHVLEWWGNPEGNLQEAIQVLPTTQQAMIIFDNQPVGYLRWELWSASQLEEIGLSGVPNSIDIDIFIGERSLIGQGIGTAALRSLLSLLAATTTAPVASICASIKNEIALRAYEKAGFQRIHQYPDFESGMCWLLTTPLR; encoded by the coding sequence ATGAGTAAAATAAACCTAGCACCATTTGACCCTGCTATGCACGCCGAACTTCTACGGCAATGGTTATACAGCCCACACGTACTTGAGTGGTGGGGTAATCCAGAGGGAAACTTGCAAGAAGCCATCCAAGTTCTACCCACGACGCAACAAGCTATGATAATTTTCGATAATCAGCCAGTTGGTTACTTACGTTGGGAATTGTGGTCTGCTAGTCAACTTGAGGAAATCGGTTTGAGTGGAGTTCCCAATTCTATTGACATTGATATCTTTATTGGTGAACGATCGCTAATTGGTCAAGGTATTGGGACAGCAGCATTGCGATCGCTTTTATCTTTACTTGCAGCTACTACTACCGCACCTGTAGCTAGTATATGTGCGTCCATCAAAAATGAAATTGCTTTACGTGCTTACGAGAAAGCTGGATTCCAACGCATTCACCAATATCCTGATTTTGAATCTGGAATGTGTTGGTTGTTAACTACACCATTACGCTAA
- a CDS encoding N-acetyltransferase: MQINFKLADNNDLDTLLQFIQKLYEVDGSIAFNAVVARQALIPLLSDESIGRIWLIQNQNYSIGYVILTFSYSLEYGGKDAFIDEFYIDTVYQRQGIGKQTIKFLEEVCISFNVQALHLEVEKENTSAQSFYHQVGFVDHDRYLMTKHIN; this comes from the coding sequence ATGCAAATTAACTTCAAATTAGCAGACAACAATGATTTAGATACGCTGTTGCAATTCATCCAAAAACTTTACGAAGTTGACGGTAGTATTGCTTTTAATGCTGTTGTTGCTCGTCAGGCATTAATACCACTACTCAGTGATGAATCAATAGGACGAATCTGGTTAATTCAAAACCAAAATTACAGCATTGGTTATGTTATTCTCACATTCAGCTACAGCTTGGAATATGGAGGAAAAGATGCTTTCATTGATGAATTTTACATTGATACAGTTTACCAACGTCAAGGTATAGGTAAGCAAACAATCAAATTTCTGGAAGAGGTTTGTATCTCTTTTAACGTTCAAGCACTACATCTAGAAGTTGAAAAAGAGAATACTTCGGCTCAAAGCTTTTATCACCAAGTTGGATTTGTAGATCATGACCGCTATCTGATGACAAAACACATAAATTAA
- a CDS encoding DUF411 domain-containing protein, with protein MQKLLLSFLLVMMMVMGLITGISASSAIAETLVTPQVKVYRSPSCSCCGNWLDHIQKQGFNIQADIKTDDIDAIKEKYNLPPELASCHTAIIDGYVMEGHIPAEDIKRFLQQKPQIAGLAVPGMPVGSPGMELGNEKDSFTVMAFNHKGETQAFQKHQGNKQ; from the coding sequence ATGCAAAAACTATTACTTTCGTTCTTGCTAGTGATGATGATGGTGATGGGGTTGATTACAGGAATTAGTGCGTCATCTGCCATTGCTGAAACTTTAGTAACACCACAAGTAAAAGTTTATCGTAGTCCCAGTTGTAGCTGTTGTGGTAATTGGCTAGACCACATTCAAAAGCAAGGATTCAATATCCAAGCAGATATCAAAACTGACGACATAGACGCAATTAAAGAAAAATACAATTTGCCCCCAGAATTAGCATCTTGTCACACAGCAATTATCGATGGCTACGTTATGGAAGGACATATTCCCGCCGAAGATATCAAGCGTTTTCTCCAACAAAAGCCACAAATTGCAGGTTTAGCCGTTCCTGGAATGCCTGTAGGTTCCCCAGGTATGGAATTAGGCAATGAAAAAGACTCATTTACCGTCATGGCATTTAACCACAAAGGAGAAACCCAAGCCTTTCAAAAACACCAAGGAAATAAGCAATAG
- a CDS encoding amylo-alpha-1,6-glucosidase — translation MCMEFGREICGNLETAESREWLVTNGIGGYASGTVAGLLTRRYHGLLVAALQPPLGRTLLLAKLDEIVTYNSCFYPLNTNRWSDGIVSPHGYRHIERFTLSGTVPVWRFAVADAVLEKRVWMQQGANTTYVQYTLSRATQPLQLTLKAMVNYRDYHGDTQSNGWQMSLETVEKGICITAYPSATPFYLVSDSGNVSLVHNWYYGFDLAVERYRGLSDTEDHLHAATLEVTLNPGESLTFVASTEKQPNLQGETALKLRQTHEQKLIAIAKAHQPLDSQELPPWIEQLILAADQFIVDRPLPEEPNGKTIIAGYHWFSDWGRDTMISLPGLTISTGRIEIARSILRTFAKYVNQGMLPNRFPDAGEEPEYNTVDATLWYFEAVRAYYSATKDDHLLAELFGVLVEIIDCHCRGTRYNIHLDPADGLLYAGVAGVQLTWMDAKVGDWVVTPRIGKPVEVNALWYNALRTMANFARQLGKPHQEYQAMADRVLARFSRFWHDGLGYCYDVIDSPDGDDLSLRPNQIFAVSLPESPLTPTQQKSVVEICGRILLTSHGLRSLSPDHPQYQGKYGGGQYQRDGAYHQGTVWGWLIGAFVQAHLRVYNNPQQARQFLEPMANHLTAHGVGSLSEIFDGEPPMNPRGCIAQAWTVAEVLRTWLATSG, via the coding sequence ATGTGTATGGAATTTGGGCGCGAAATCTGCGGTAATCTGGAAACGGCTGAATCGAGGGAATGGTTAGTTACCAATGGAATTGGTGGTTATGCTTCGGGTACAGTAGCGGGTTTACTGACTCGCCGTTATCACGGTTTATTGGTAGCAGCTTTGCAACCGCCTTTAGGTCGTACTTTACTGCTGGCAAAACTAGATGAGATCGTTACATATAATAGTTGCTTTTATCCCCTCAATACTAATCGCTGGAGTGATGGGATAGTCAGTCCCCACGGATACCGACATATTGAGCGTTTTACTTTGTCAGGTACAGTCCCTGTCTGGCGGTTTGCCGTGGCTGATGCTGTGTTAGAAAAACGAGTGTGGATGCAACAAGGTGCTAATACAACCTACGTTCAATATACTTTATCTCGCGCCACCCAACCGCTTCAACTCACACTCAAAGCAATGGTTAACTACCGTGATTATCACGGCGATACCCAGAGTAATGGTTGGCAAATGTCCCTAGAAACGGTGGAAAAGGGGATTTGTATCACGGCTTATCCCAGTGCTACACCATTCTATTTAGTCAGTGACTCTGGGAATGTATCCCTGGTTCACAATTGGTATTATGGCTTTGATTTGGCTGTGGAACGTTATCGGGGACTGAGTGACACAGAAGACCATCTCCACGCCGCTACTCTAGAAGTTACACTCAATCCTGGGGAATCATTGACTTTTGTCGCCAGTACAGAAAAACAACCCAATTTGCAAGGTGAAACTGCGCTCAAGTTACGTCAAACTCATGAACAAAAGTTAATCGCAATTGCTAAAGCCCATCAACCCCTTGATAGTCAAGAATTACCACCCTGGATTGAGCAGTTAATTTTAGCTGCTGACCAGTTTATCGTAGACCGTCCACTCCCAGAAGAACCAAACGGTAAAACTATCATTGCTGGTTATCACTGGTTTAGCGATTGGGGAAGGGACACAATGATTAGTCTACCAGGGTTAACAATTTCCACGGGTCGAATAGAAATAGCACGCTCAATTCTCCGCACCTTTGCTAAATACGTCAATCAGGGAATGTTACCTAATCGCTTTCCCGATGCGGGGGAAGAACCGGAATACAATACAGTGGATGCTACGTTATGGTACTTTGAAGCAGTCCGCGCTTATTACAGTGCTACCAAGGATGATCATTTACTGGCGGAACTGTTTGGGGTGTTAGTTGAGATCATTGATTGCCATTGTCGCGGTACACGCTATAACATCCATTTAGACCCCGCCGATGGGTTATTGTATGCTGGGGTTGCAGGTGTGCAGTTAACTTGGATGGATGCGAAGGTAGGAGACTGGGTTGTTACACCCCGCATTGGTAAGCCCGTTGAAGTTAATGCTCTTTGGTATAATGCGTTACGCACAATGGCAAATTTTGCCCGTCAACTTGGTAAACCGCATCAAGAATATCAAGCAATGGCGGATAGAGTTTTAGCGAGATTTTCGCGGTTTTGGCATGATGGCTTGGGTTATTGTTACGACGTAATTGATAGTCCTGATGGTGATGATTTATCGTTGCGTCCCAATCAGATTTTTGCGGTGTCATTACCGGAAAGTCCCCTCACACCTACCCAACAAAAGTCTGTGGTAGAGATTTGTGGGCGAATTTTGTTAACTTCCCACGGATTGCGATCGCTCTCTCCCGACCATCCCCAATATCAAGGAAAATACGGTGGTGGTCAGTATCAACGTGATGGTGCGTATCATCAAGGTACTGTTTGGGGTTGGTTAATAGGTGCGTTTGTACAAGCACACCTGCGCGTTTACAACAATCCTCAGCAGGCGCGTCAATTTCTCGAACCAATGGCAAATCATCTGACTGCACATGGTGTTGGTAGTCTCAGCGAAATTTTTGATGGTGAACCGCCAATGAATCCCAGGGGATGTATTGCCCAAGCTTGGACTGTGGCAGAAGTTTTGCGTACTTGGTTAGCAACTTCAGGCTAA
- a CDS encoding DoxX family membrane protein, with protein sequence MNYLLNLRTAYIVNRVTMGVFFFISGIANYLNFSVPNGFYQTVITWKLQFIGPGIPPGWEGVGPLPWFIAIPYGWLLPLAEIVLGALFALNYWVRWTGLLLILMTFSIILAFGIVPAGTLFPNGAESFNKNILFMTLIWMCIAYDAYEQKMSRRRTQASADYSLTPPIDEM encoded by the coding sequence ATGAACTACCTACTCAATCTCCGCACAGCTTATATCGTCAATCGTGTGACAATGGGCGTTTTCTTTTTCATCTCTGGTATTGCTAATTATCTTAACTTCAGCGTTCCTAACGGCTTCTACCAAACAGTCATCACTTGGAAACTGCAATTTATCGGCCCTGGAATTCCACCGGGATGGGAGGGTGTAGGGCCATTACCTTGGTTCATTGCTATTCCTTACGGCTGGTTACTACCTTTAGCAGAGATTGTTTTAGGTGCGTTATTTGCTCTTAACTATTGGGTGCGGTGGACAGGATTATTACTAATACTCATGACCTTTAGCATTATTTTGGCTTTTGGTATTGTCCCTGCTGGTACTTTGTTTCCTAATGGTGCAGAAAGTTTTAACAAAAACATCCTATTTATGACTTTAATTTGGATGTGCATTGCTTACGACGCTTACGAGCAAAAAATGAGTCGTCGTCGCACTCAAGCATCAGCTGATTATAGCCTGACTCCACCTATTGATGAGATGTAA
- a CDS encoding DUF2808 domain-containing protein: MKNLIYSGLSMLLLAITSPAMAMPINYEATPKTQQISLPVNVPHITNSGVRNNTHFIRVAVVGMSLEDIMIALPSQMERFQGVKIRDKSGRDIAAKTELTNERLSITFDQPITSGSSLEVQFTGVQARTSSGRILLYGVTAKRTGLQGEIPVGTARVDIPDKS, from the coding sequence ATGAAGAATTTAATTTATAGTGGATTGTCGATGCTTTTGTTAGCTATAACTTCTCCAGCAATGGCTATGCCGATAAATTATGAAGCTACGCCAAAAACTCAACAGATTTCATTACCAGTTAATGTTCCTCATATTACTAATTCTGGTGTCAGAAACAACACTCACTTTATTAGAGTTGCAGTAGTAGGAATGTCTCTAGAAGACATCATGATTGCTTTACCTAGCCAAATGGAACGTTTTCAGGGAGTGAAAATTAGAGATAAATCGGGGAGAGATATTGCAGCTAAAACAGAACTTACTAATGAACGTTTATCGATTACCTTTGATCAACCCATAACTTCTGGAAGTTCTTTGGAAGTGCAATTTACGGGTGTGCAAGCCAGAACTTCTAGTGGTAGGATTTTGCTTTATGGCGTAACTGCCAAGAGAACTGGATTACAGGGAGAAATTCCCGTTGGTACAGCGAGAGTTGATATCCCTGATAAGAGCTAA